The genomic stretch CAGATACCGTGGTCGGGCCCTCCATTGCATCAGGCAACCAGCCATGAAGCGGGAACTGGCCGCTCTTACCTACTGCCCCGCCAAAGAAGAGAAGTGTGATATATGTTAATTGTGTCCCATCAATCAACGGAATGGCTTCAAACATTTTCCTGAATTGCAGTATGTAACTTTGCGATTCAAGAACAAGAGTCCCATTATCTACAAGCAGTTTCATATTTACATAGAGCAGTACGATCCCTGCAAGGAAAAGTACATCTCCTACCCTTGTAACAAGGAAAGCCTTCTTAGCTGCTGCCGCTGCCGATGGTTTGTGATACCAGAAACCTATCAGGAGGAACGAACATAAGCCCACAAGTTCCCAGGAAACGAAGAACTGGAGGATATTATCGGATAATATTACGCTTAACATTGCTGCTGTGAACAATGATGTTTCTGCAAAATACCGCGGTCTTGCAGGGTCATGCGCCATGTACCCGACAGCATAAATGTGAATCAGCAGGCTTACAAATGAAACCATCATCAGCATTACTACAGCCAGCGGATCAATCAATATCCCAAGATTCATTCCCGCAAACCATGGCAATGATTGCTGTACCGTTCCATCTGGATATATTTCAAGGAATATCCCGAACGAGATGATGAACGATCCTGCTATAGCCGCTATTGGGAGCAATGCCCCGCCTGAATAGAGCTTCTTTCCGAGGAAAAGAGTAAAAACAAACGCTATAACCGGTAATAATACTATTAGAGCTGCATAATCACCGAACATATTACCACCTCAAGATATTGATATTGTCGAGATTGATAGTGTCCCGCAACCTGAACAATGCAACAAGTATAGCAAATCCGATGGCCGCTTCTGCTGCTGCTATGGCAATTGAGAATATCGCAAACACCTGGCCTGCCGCATTATCATAGTAACTTGAGAATGCAACAAGATTAAGATTTGCTGAGTTCAGAAGCAGTTCTATGCACATCAGGATTTTGATCCCGCTTCTCTGTGTAATTATTCCATATACACCTATGGTAAATATTATTATCGAAATTAAGAGATATGAATATAACGACATTTTATGCCTCCTTTTTTGCGATATACAGGGCACCGATCAATGCTGCCAGCAACAACAGTGAAAGCAATTCAAAGGAAAAAATAAAATCGCTGAAAATCCCGCCCTTGATATCGGGACTTCCTGCAATTTCCTCCATACTTATTGCATTTATTTCTTCATGCTTTGCAAGATCCGTATAACTGTTATCCAGGGCCATGAACAATACAGCAAACAACAGTAATGCTATCAATAAATTGAATGTCTTGTTGATCATTATTCTTCCTCTCCCTTCCTGGTCAACATAATGGTGAATAATATCAGGGTTATAACCGCCCCAACATAGACAAGTACCTGTACCCAGGCAAGGAACTCCGCTTCAAGGAGTATGAAAAGACCGGCGGTTCCAATGAATGTACCTGCAAGATATATTGCACTGTGAACTAATTTGTTTGACCTGACCACCATAATCGTTGATATGATCGTGAGGATTGCAATAACCGGAAATACAATATCTATCATTGTTTCACCTCTTTTTTGAATAATAATCTATCAGGGCCATACACAAGACTCTCACGGGTGTAATCCGCAGTTTCATAATTCCCGGTCATTTTCATAGCGTTCATGGGGCATACATCCACACAGAGGCCGCAAAACATGCACATTCCGATATTGACCTGGGGATACCATCTGGTTTTATACTTGACTATCTGGATAGTCCCATTCGGACAGTTTACTTCACATATCCCGCAGCCTATGCAGGCGTCCTCATCTACTGCATGCAGTCCCCTGAATCTTGGTGATACTTTCATTTTCTGGTAGGGGTACTGAACAGTCACAGTCGGCCTGTTACCGATGCGTAATATATGTTTCATTGTAACAATGAGCCCTTGAATTATCCCGACCATTGTCCAGTTCTTTGTTATCCAGGTCATTGGAACACTCCTACGGTCAAAAGGAAACCGGTGACCAGTAAATTAAGTAAAGCAAGAGGTATCATAATTTTCCATCCCAGGCTGAGGAGTTGATCTATCCTTACCCTTGGTACTGTATCTCTCAACCACATCGCAAAGAATATTACTGCATAGGTTTTAACCAGAAATACTCCAAGCGACACCAGTGGAACCAATGCTGCCGGAAGTAATGAAATGTATGGGAATGACCATCCTCCAAGGAACAGCGTTACAACAATTGCAGATACTGAGAATAAATGAGCATATTCTGCAAGGAAGAACATTGCAAATTTCATTCCGCTGTATTCAGTGAAGAACCCTGCAACAAGTTCCTGTTCAGATTCCTGGAAATCAAAAGGTATGCGCCCCATTTCAGCGATAGAAGCAATAAGGAATAAAACGAAACCCAGAGGCTGCAGGAATATGAACCATTTCGGGATAAAGCCAAACCATGTGCCATTCTGCGCGGTTACAATTTCAACAGTGCTCAGGGAACCTGTAAACAAAACAATAGCAATCGCAGAAATGGCCAGCGGTATTGTATAGCTTATATCCTGGGCTACGGCCCTCATCGCTCCCATCAAAGAATATTTATTATTTGAAGCCCAGCCTGCAAGCAAAATCGCAATTGGTGACACGGCAGATATAGCAATCAGATAGAGAAGCCCCACACTTAGATCTGATATTATCAGTGATTCGCCAAACGGCAGTGGAATAAATATAAGAAGCGCCGGTATGAACACTAGAAAAGGCGCAAGTGTGAAAACCCACCTGTCAGCTTTTGCAGGAATTATATCCTCTTTTCCGATGAGTTTTACACCATCCATGACTGGCTGGAGCAATCCTCTCGGGCCTGTTACCATCGGACCGTATCTTGCCTGCACCATAGCAACAACCTTACGTTCCATCCATGTAAGGAACATGATCGTCAGAAGTGCAAAAACAAATAGGATCGCAATCTCTACGAGTACTATAATGATCCTCAAAACATACTCGATTCCTAATGTCTTGAATGTGTTATTTACAGGTTCATAAATCCCTATATAATTCAAGGTAAACACAATAAGTTCGTAAGCATTTGCAAACATTATATCACCGGTCCACATCGCCAAGAACAACATCAATGGTCCCGAAGGCCGCTATCAGGTCAGGGATCATAAGTCCTTCCACCATTTTAGGTATAGCTGTAAGATTACAGAAAGAGGGTGAACGTATTTTGATCCTGTAGGGTTTTATGGTTCCATCACTTACAATATAAAATCCTAATTCACCTTTAGGCGCCTCGATCCTGCTGTAAACCTCGCCAGGCGGCGGAGTGAATATCCTCGGGAAATACGTGGAAACTGCTGTTGAAGCGCCTGTCATCGGGGCTATCCCATATTTAGCCAAACTTACCGGTTTTGCCTGAGGCATCTGATCTACTGCCTGTCTTAGAATATGCAGGCTTTCTCTCATCTCATCAATTCTTACCATGTATCTGGCGAAGCTGTCCCCTTCATTGCGCACGCATACCTTGAAATCAAGGTCAGGATATACGGAATATGGCTCCAGTTTCCTTATATCGTAATTCACGCCATGACCGCGAAGCGAGGGACCTGTCATACCATAATTGATAGCATCCTGCGTGCTCATTACCCCTATACCTTTCATTCTCCCCATGAAAATCTCATTACCGCTGATAAGCTGCTCGTAATCATCAATGCGCTTTTCCATATCATTTATGAACTCGTTGAGTTTTGGTATGAAGCCCTCAGGCATGTCTTCCCTTACTCCTCCGGGCCTGATATAGTTAAAAGTCATGCGGGCTCCGCATAACATCTCGAATAACTGCAGGGCATTCTCCCTTTCCCTGAATCCGTACATTATCATAGTTGATGCGCCAAGGTCAAGAAGAAGAGAGCCCAGCATTACAAGATGGTTCACTATCCTGTTCAGTTCAAGAGTGATAACACGTATGTACTCTGCTCTCAACGGAACCTCTATTCCTGCAAGTTCCTCCACAGCCTTGGTATAAGCGTAATTATTGGGAAATGCTGAGATATAATCGAGCCTGTCTGTGTAAGGCACGAACTGCATATACGTCTTCATCTCTCCCAGCTTTTCAGTCCCCCGATGAAGATATCCCATGACGATTTCACATTTCCTGATTATCTCCCCGTCCATGGTTAACTTAAACCTCAATACACCGTGTGTACTGGGATGAACAGGACCCATATTAATTAGAAGTTCGTCTGTTTTCATTTTATCTCCTCAACAGGTTCGTCCCATCAGTGCTCACTATATCTTCTCCATCCTCTCCAACAGTAACAAACTGCTCAATATTCATATCATAGTCCTTTCGCAGGGGATGGCCGATCCAGCCATCAGGCAGCAGTATTCTTTTAAGATTGGGGTGGCCTGAAAATTTGATTCCGACAAGGTCATAAGTTTCCCGTTCAAGCCAGTCTGCCCCTTTCCAGATAGATGAAAGCGAAGAGACCTCTGGATTATTATGGTCAAGTATAATCTTCAAAACAAGGTTCTGTTTTTTAGTATAAGAAAAGAAATTGTAAACAACCTCGAACCTGTCCACATAATCAATTCCCGTTATAACAGAGAGATGATCAAATCCCATTTCTTTCACTTTTCCTGCGACCTTTAACAGATCTTCTTTCTTTATGATTGCAAGAGGTTTTTTTATCTGAAGTCCTGCACTTATGACAGAATCCGGAAATAACTGCTTTAACTCTTCAGCCGGGTTCATTTGTTCAGCCCCCATTTTGCTCCATATCCCTGGTTCTTGATTTTTTCCCTCAACTGGATAATCCCATACAACCATGCCTCTGGCCTGGGAGGGCATCCGGGAATATAAACGTCCACCGGTATTATCAGGTCAACGCCTCTTAATACACAATACGATTCATGATAAGGCCCTCCTGTATTTGCACAGCTGCCTACGGAAATGACCCATTTGGGCTCAGCCATCATTTCGTAAAGTTTTTTTACTCTGGGGGCCATGCGTTTTGTAACAGTTCCTGCCACTAACATAAGATCAGCCTGTCTCGGGCTTGCCCTGAATATTTCCATTCCAAAGCGCGATATATCATGATGCGCCATGGCTGTGGCCATCATTTCGATAGCGCAGCAGGCAAGACCGGACGTGACCGGCCAGAGGGAGCTTAAACGAGCCCAGTTAAAAATCTGGTCAATTGTTGAAAATAATATTAATCCTTCCCGTTCCCTGGCTGCAAGGACTGTGCTTATAAGTCCTGTATCATTCAGTTTATCAAGCGCAGTCACAGGCTTCTTCTTTGCCATTCTGATCTTTGTAGTATCAATTGTTAATGGATCCACTCTAAAGCCTCCTTTCTCCAGGCATAAGCCAGGCCTATTATAAGTACTTCAATAAAAATTATCATTTCAAAGAATCCCAGCGGTCCGAGGTTCTTGAATTGCACTGCCCAGGGATACAGGAAAAGAACTTCAACATCAAATACCAGGAAAACAATAACGATCAGGTAATACTGGATGTTAAAATGAACCCTTGCATCTCCTATGGGCGTTTCAGCGCATTCATATGTAGAAAGTTTTACTTTTGTCTTATTGCTTGGTCTTACCATCCTTGACATGAATAGTGAGATCGCCACGAAAACAACACCTACGATCGTAAGAATTACGACAGGCAAATAATTATCTAGAATTTCATTTGTGACCATTGGACCACCGTTTGCATTTATATTCTGCTTAAAAAAGGATTATTGATATAAAAAGCTTATGAAATTGTTTTAGCGTAAAATTCTTTAATGATTCCGACAACTGAAAGACAAATAATTAATCAGGCTAAATCATGACAGAAAAATTATTTGACATCAAAATAGGTTATGCATTATTCAAAAATCCAATTGCAGTTGCTTCAATGGCAGGTATAACAGATAGCAAATTCGCAACTGGTCTTGCAAATGCGGGTTTGATAATTCTTGGCGGATATAATCTCGATAAGCCAACAAATGAAGCGGCCCGTAAAGAAGTTGAGAGGGGCAGGACTGAGTTCGTATCAGATAAGCCCATGGAATTCCTGAAATCAGAACTTGTTGCTGCAAAAGGATACACAACGATCGCAGCCAATGTGCGTGCAGCATCCGTTGAACCGTTTTTAGAAGCGGCTGCACTTGCAAAAGAAAATGGCGCTATTCTTGAATTAAATGCGCATTGCAGGCAGCCTGAAATGGTTGGACTGGGAGCAGGTGAGGCATTATTGAAAGACATACCGCGTCTTTGCGAATATATTAAAGAGATCAAAAAAACAGGTGTCGTGCTCTCGGTCAAAACAAGGGCAAATGTTGTGAATGATGTTGAGCTTGCAAAAGCTATCGAAAAAGCCGGGGCTGATATTATACATATAGACGCCATGCATCCGGAGGGTGTGGATATCGGGATTATCAAAAGGATCAGGAACTCAACGAACCTGTTCATTATAGGCAATAATTCGATCACGGATTTTGAAAGCGCCAGGGAAATGTTCTCACATGGTGCGGACATGGTCTCGGTTGCGCGCGCAGTCCGGAAAAATCCCCGGATCATCGACCAGCTTGTTTTTGAGGTGACATCTTTCCAATCAATGACAGGATGGTATAACGCCCCCAAACATATTTGCGGCGGCGGTGACCTGAGGGCGCTTGCTTTTTGCTGCCTTCCCGTAAAACCCTGCGCACTTCACGGCGCGCTTAAACAGGCAGGCATCAGCGCTGAGGAATTCATGAAGATCAAGACTGACTTTGCACGGAAAACACCTATTGAATACGGAGAAGGAACATGTTTCGGAAGCATGACATGGTGCTGCAAGATCACAAAACCCTGTTTTTTAAGGGATTCTGCGCTTGAATCCAGCGGCCTGTCAGATGTGGAATATATGAGGACCAAGAAGAGATTATCGGAATATATATTGAAGCAAACAAAAAATTAAGATTGATAATTAACATCTTTCTTTTTTTTATGTAACAGTTTTATTATTTCTGCTTCTTCTTCTGTGGGGTTTTTTATCCTTTCAGCCATTATTTCATAAAGCTGGATTGGTTGAAGTTTAGTCCGGTATTCTTCATGTTTATGTTTGTGACATTTATTCGCATGCCATACCTCGAAGATTTTTTCATCGATCTGGCTTGATTTTTTTGGATTTATTAAATCTATATTCAGCTTAGTTAAAATAATAGGAAGGATTATGACGAGTATTGTTGCAAGAATTACAGATGCCAGGATGAAACTGCGATCCGATGATTCTTTTATTGAATCATAAGTAAAAATTACTGTAATAAAAATTATAATAAAAGTTAGAACTATCAATCCTGCTACAATGCATATCAAATCGCTAAGGCTACAAATTTCCCTTGACAGGGATTCCAGATTACTGCATAATTTTCTCCTGGCTTCATTATTTTTATCTGCTTCTTCTCCGGTTGAAACAACTCCGGGAGGATAGACGATTTCCCTTATCCATATAGCATATGCTTCTCTGCTTTGCCCGATAAATTGCCCTAAAAGCATGCCAAATAAACCAAAAAGAATAACTTCAAATACGAGTAACGTCATCATATTTCAATACCACCTGGCCCAGGATTAAAAAGTCAAAATGCAAGCAGAACGAATTTCACAATATTATTTTTAAAATTATTGTAAGAATTATTGATACTATCAAAATAATATACATACGTTGTATATTAACAGCCATCTGAACGACTCTCATTTTTTATCCTCCCATAATCGATAATCCTGATTTTTTGTTTCAACTTTTAGTTTATTTCTACAGTGAAACATTCTGTATCATGTAACGTCCTATTTAAGTATTTCGATTTATATTTAACTATTGTTCATTAATTTCATGTCAAATTTACATGCTCATCATAACTATTATAGCTATTGCGGAATATACTTTATACTATAAAATGTTTTCCTCCCATTATAGAATATAAACTATAGAGTATTAAGGATTCCTGTGTTTAAATATTCCTGATGACAAAATGACATTCTTATCTTGAAACTGGTAAGGAACATTTCCATCTATGTCTGCTGAGCAGGGAGATTTAAATCTTTTATAGAGCGCCGAGGTAGGGATTTGAACCCTAGCTTACCGGAAGGTAAAACAGGTCTCGAGCCTGCCGCGTTAGTCCGCTCTGCCACCTCGGCATGGTGTATGCTTTTAATATAGTTGATTTGCTATTAACCTTTGGAATGAATCTATGAAAAAGGTGTCTCATGAGGCTTGACTCCTATCTAGTGGAAATCGGCAATGTCGGTTCCAGGGGCAGGGCAAAACGCGCAATAACGGAAGGGCATGTCAGAGTAAATGACAGCATCATAACCAGACCTTCATTCGATGTGGCATATTCTGACACAATTGAAATCACAGATGGCCTGGACAAGCCCGCAGGATACTGGAAACTTAAAGATATACAGGAAAAGACTAATATAATCAAGAAAGGCGATACTGTGCTGGACGTTGGCTCAAGCGCAGGAGGTTTCCTGCTGTATGCATCAGAGATTGCCTCTTGCGTTCATGGAATTGAATTCAGCCGCGAGTTCCATTCAGAACTTGGAAAAATCGCACATGAGCATGAGAATATCACAATTGAATTCGCCGATGCATTCATGATGTCTCATGGCAATGAAAAATATGATGTTTTGCTTCTTGACATTACAGTGGAACCACAGGATTCATTAAAAGCCCTTAAGAATCTGCTTCCCGCATTGAAAAGAGGCGGCATGCTGCTCTGGGTCTTAAAATTACCAAAAAAAAATGATATGGAACCCATCATGGAAGAATTATTAGTTATGGGATTTGATATCCTGCAAATCATGGAATCGCAAAAAAAAGAAGCGTATGCAGTAGCAAGGAAATTATGAAGAACCAGTTCGATTTTGATTTGGGGAGAATAATAAATATCATAGAAGAAAATCACTTTAAAACAGTCGGGCTCCAATTTCCCGAAGGTTTTAAAAGACAGGCTTTTTCCATTTCTGAGATGCTTGAAGAACGAACAGGAGCAGGCATTTTAATATCCGGAAATCCCTGTTTTGGTGCATGCGATATCGATACATCCCTTGCAGGAAGAGTCGATGTAATGTTCCATTTCGGGCATTCAAAGATGGGAAATTTCAACAATGTGGTTTTTATTGAAACGCGCTCTAACGTTGATGTCCTGCCATGCGTTAAAACCGCACTCCCGCTTTTAAAAACCACTAAGATCGGCCTCATAACCACTGTCCAGCACATACATAAACTTGATGAGATTTCCAATTTCCTGCTGGAAAATGGAAAGAAAGGGATAACGGGAAAAGGTGATTTAAGAGTAAGTTATCCCGGACAGGTCCTTGGATGCAATTTCACGGCAGCACGTGTTGATTGTGATGAATATCTCTATATTGGCAGCGGTATTTTCCATCCGCTTGGGGTGGCTATAGCCACGGGAAAAAGAGTGGTTGCGGCAGACCCGTATTTAAACAAGGCAGTCGAAGTATCTCCCGATAAGTTCCTGCGAAAGCGAAGCGGGTATATCGCAAATTCAATGGACGCAAAGATCTTCGGCATAATCGTTTCCTCAAAAAGCGGACAGAACAGGAAAGAACTTGCAAAAAAGCTTGCGAAAATTGCATGGGAGCATGGGAAGAAGGCGCAAATTATTATGATGGATCTTGTGACCCCTGAGCAATTGCTGGCTTTTAAAGTAGATGCGTATGTTAATACAGCATGCCCGAGGATCACTATCGATGATGCAGAAAGGTTCCATGTACCAGTCCTTACGCCGCAGGAATTTGAAATTGTCCTGGGGGAAAGACCCTGGGATAGACTGGTAATGGATGAGATATCAGGTGATGAAATGCAGGAACTGCTATAAAAAGCGGTCAAAAAATAAAAATTCTTATTTTCAATTTATTTCAACTTATTTTCCATCTGGAAATATGCTTTTCTTGCACTTTCCAGGTCTTTTGCAAAAATTCTGTACTTGCCTATATGATATGTCATTTTATTTCTCCTGTTCTTTTTTCGAGCTTGTTTCTCAATGAAAAACACCTATCGATATATCCAATAAGCAAATCTTATTTTAAACTATATATAGATATTTTAAAATTTTAATGCTTAGTATAATTCTCATTATTATGTTAATGTAGTATTTCTAAAGCAACGATTGCAAGACACTTTGAACTTATGTAGAAATTAAAAATAGAATGGCAGATTCAATATCCGGTCTCATGTTCCGGGTATATGGTCATCTGTTTTTCATCCGAAAATATCTCTATTCCATCAACTATGGCATGAGCCCTGAAGTAAATGGTACTGCTCGGACCAGCCTTCAATGTCTGATTGAATTCCATAGGGGTTTTC from Candidatus Methanoperedens sp. encodes the following:
- the nuoK gene encoding NADH-quinone oxidoreductase subunit NuoK, with protein sequence MSLYSYLLISIIIFTIGVYGIITQRSGIKILMCIELLLNSANLNLVAFSSYYDNAAGQVFAIFSIAIAAAEAAIGFAILVALFRLRDTINLDNINILRW
- a CDS encoding NADH-quinone oxidoreductase subunit I; translation: MTWITKNWTMVGIIQGLIVTMKHILRIGNRPTVTVQYPYQKMKVSPRFRGLHAVDEDACIGCGICEVNCPNGTIQIVKYKTRWYPQVNIGMCMFCGLCVDVCPMNAMKMTGNYETADYTRESLVYGPDRLLFKKEVKQ
- the nuoH gene encoding NADH-quinone oxidoreductase subunit NuoH, which translates into the protein MFANAYELIVFTLNYIGIYEPVNNTFKTLGIEYVLRIIIVLVEIAILFVFALLTIMFLTWMERKVVAMVQARYGPMVTGPRGLLQPVMDGVKLIGKEDIIPAKADRWVFTLAPFLVFIPALLIFIPLPFGESLIISDLSVGLLYLIAISAVSPIAILLAGWASNNKYSLMGAMRAVAQDISYTIPLAISAIAIVLFTGSLSTVEIVTAQNGTWFGFIPKWFIFLQPLGFVLFLIASIAEMGRIPFDFQESEQELVAGFFTEYSGMKFAMFFLAEYAHLFSVSAIVVTLFLGGWSFPYISLLPAALVPLVSLGVFLVKTYAVIFFAMWLRDTVPRVRIDQLLSLGWKIMIPLALLNLLVTGFLLTVGVFQ
- a CDS encoding NADH-quinone oxidoreductase subunit D; translation: MKTDELLINMGPVHPSTHGVLRFKLTMDGEIIRKCEIVMGYLHRGTEKLGEMKTYMQFVPYTDRLDYISAFPNNYAYTKAVEELAGIEVPLRAEYIRVITLELNRIVNHLVMLGSLLLDLGASTMIMYGFRERENALQLFEMLCGARMTFNYIRPGGVREDMPEGFIPKLNEFINDMEKRIDDYEQLISGNEIFMGRMKGIGVMSTQDAINYGMTGPSLRGHGVNYDIRKLEPYSVYPDLDFKVCVRNEGDSFARYMVRIDEMRESLHILRQAVDQMPQAKPVSLAKYGIAPMTGASTAVSTYFPRIFTPPPGEVYSRIEAPKGELGFYIVSDGTIKPYRIKIRSPSFCNLTAIPKMVEGLMIPDLIAAFGTIDVVLGDVDR
- a CDS encoding NADH-quinone oxidoreductase subunit C, translating into MVVWDYPVEGKNQEPGIWSKMGAEQMNPAEELKQLFPDSVISAGLQIKKPLAIIKKEDLLKVAGKVKEMGFDHLSVITGIDYVDRFEVVYNFFSYTKKQNLVLKIILDHNNPEVSSLSSIWKGADWLERETYDLVGIKFSGHPNLKRILLPDGWIGHPLRKDYDMNIEQFVTVGEDGEDIVSTDGTNLLRR
- a CDS encoding NADH-quinone oxidoreductase subunit B, whose translation is MAKKKPVTALDKLNDTGLISTVLAAREREGLILFSTIDQIFNWARLSSLWPVTSGLACCAIEMMATAMAHHDISRFGMEIFRASPRQADLMLVAGTVTKRMAPRVKKLYEMMAEPKWVISVGSCANTGGPYHESYCVLRGVDLIIPVDVYIPGCPPRPEAWLYGIIQLREKIKNQGYGAKWGLNK
- a CDS encoding NADH-quinone oxidoreductase subunit A, giving the protein MVTNEILDNYLPVVILTIVGVVFVAISLFMSRMVRPSNKTKVKLSTYECAETPIGDARVHFNIQYYLIVIVFLVFDVEVLFLYPWAVQFKNLGPLGFFEMIIFIEVLIIGLAYAWRKEALEWIH
- a CDS encoding methanogenesis marker 9 domain-containing protein gives rise to the protein MTEKLFDIKIGYALFKNPIAVASMAGITDSKFATGLANAGLIILGGYNLDKPTNEAARKEVERGRTEFVSDKPMEFLKSELVAAKGYTTIAANVRAASVEPFLEAAALAKENGAILELNAHCRQPEMVGLGAGEALLKDIPRLCEYIKEIKKTGVVLSVKTRANVVNDVELAKAIEKAGADIIHIDAMHPEGVDIGIIKRIRNSTNLFIIGNNSITDFESAREMFSHGADMVSVARAVRKNPRIIDQLVFEVTSFQSMTGWYNAPKHICGGGDLRALAFCCLPVKPCALHGALKQAGISAEEFMKIKTDFARKTPIEYGEGTCFGSMTWCCKITKPCFLRDSALESSGLSDVEYMRTKKRLSEYILKQTKN
- a CDS encoding cell division protein FtsJ — protein: MRLDSYLVEIGNVGSRGRAKRAITEGHVRVNDSIITRPSFDVAYSDTIEITDGLDKPAGYWKLKDIQEKTNIIKKGDTVLDVGSSAGGFLLYASEIASCVHGIEFSREFHSELGKIAHEHENITIEFADAFMMSHGNEKYDVLLLDITVEPQDSLKALKNLLPALKRGGMLLWVLKLPKKNDMEPIMEELLVMGFDILQIMESQKKEAYAVARKL
- the dph2 gene encoding diphthamide biosynthesis enzyme Dph2, encoding MKNQFDFDLGRIINIIEENHFKTVGLQFPEGFKRQAFSISEMLEERTGAGILISGNPCFGACDIDTSLAGRVDVMFHFGHSKMGNFNNVVFIETRSNVDVLPCVKTALPLLKTTKIGLITTVQHIHKLDEISNFLLENGKKGITGKGDLRVSYPGQVLGCNFTAARVDCDEYLYIGSGIFHPLGVAIATGKRVVAADPYLNKAVEVSPDKFLRKRSGYIANSMDAKIFGIIVSSKSGQNRKELAKKLAKIAWEHGKKAQIIMMDLVTPEQLLAFKVDAYVNTACPRITIDDAERFHVPVLTPQEFEIVLGERPWDRLVMDEISGDEMQELL